In Fervidobacterium thailandense, the genomic stretch AACTTCAAGGCTCTAAAGCTCCGCATTTCAATGCAAGAATACTGAGCCGTTAAGTTAATCAGATTCCCCGTGGTATAATCCTTTTGATACTCCTCAAACCGTAGTGATGCTCTTGAAGGAGTACATAACTAAATCTTTCGTCTTTGACTTGTCAAGAAAAACGCCTAAGAAGCTTGCTATAACTTTCGGACACCTAACATATTCAGCATCCAAACTGCGGAATGTTGCTAATTACGAAATAGAGAAGAACGGTGTTTCTATCTACGAACTCGAGCATAAGCTCAAAGATAACTTCTTTGCTCGTAACTTGCATTCTCAGAGTGCTCAAGTTGTCCTCTAAAAATTTCAAGTTGCTTGGAAGAATACGTTCGATAAGCATACCAAACGTCCACGATATCAGCCCAAGGACGGACATTTCCCAGTGACTTGGAAACAGAACGGTTTCAAAGTCGTTGGTCGCAAGCTCAGACTGTCTCTCTCAAAGCAAACCAAGGACTACCTCAAATCAGCCCACGGAATCGAGTCCAAGTACGTATGGATAGAGTTGCCCAAAACTCTATCGCTCGATTCAGTGAAGATTCAGCAAGTTGAACTTGTTCCGTATCAAGCTTTTGGAAACATCTCTTATTCGCTCAGGATAATCTACAGGGAACCTATCCAAGATTTCAAAGGCCGGCCAGAGCTAAACGAGCGCAAGATTTTAGCCATCGACCTGGGTGTTAGCAACTTTGCAACGTGCACCGATGGAATTAAGAGCTTTATCGTCGATGGTAGGATACTACTTTCCAAACTCAGGCTGGTGAACAAGAAAACAACTAAGCTAAAGTCCGTGCTCGTCAGACAAAAGCTCAAGACTTCTAAGCGACTACACAGACTCCATCGATACGTACAAAACTACGTTAACGACTTTGTGCACAAAGCATCAAAGGGTATTGTCGACTATTGTGTCAAAAATGGTGTTGGAGTAATAGTTGTTGGTAAACTTAACCATGGGATAACTAACATCGATATTGGAAGCCAAAACAACCAAAAGCTTCATCAGATGCCGTATGGTAAGTTTTTGCAAAAGCTAAAATACAAAGCCAAAGCCTATGGTATTCAAGTCATCCAAATTGATGAAGCATACACATCGCAAAGTTGTTCGTGTTGAGGGGTACTCTAGAAAGTCAATAGGTGAATTCGAAAATTTGCATGTTGCTTAGATGAATCCTTCAGTTTTTAAGTTTTTGCCAATACCATATTTTTGCAACTTCTCGTCGCTTACGTGCATTCGTCCTTATCTTCGCTTTAGTTGTTATTCCTGCTTGCTCTCTCGGTCTTTGAAATTATGCTTTCGTCATGTCAAACGACTCTTTTCTTGTCCATAATATCCATACTAACTCAGCTAATTTCCTCGCTATGGCTATTATCGCTTGCTTTGGCTTTTTGCCACTTGATATTAGCTCTCGGTATTTCTTCTTGTACTTCTCTATCAACCTTATCGCTCTTATCGCTAAGTTGTAGAATATCCTTCTCAGCACTTTGTTCCCTTTTTTCGATATTCCCTTGTGTTTTGTGCTTTATATACGAGACAAATTTCTCTTTGCTTTCGAACTTTTCAATATCTCCCACTTCAGAAATTATCGTTGCTTTTGTCGTATCACCCATACCAGGGATATCAGGGAAGTTTGTTTGATCGAATTGTTCCATCATTTGCTTGATTTGATCATCGATGCTTTGGATTTGTTCTTTGATTTGCTTGAGTTGCTGAGTGATCGAGAGGATGATCGTTTGTGCAACTTGGTGTTTGTCTTTCCTACCAATGGAACGTTTGATTGCGTTGACAAACGCTTTGGCTTTCTGTTCGTTCCAGTTCCTGAAAGAAGTAAGCAGTTGGATGACTTGTTCTTCGTTCTTGATGATAGCCTGTTTTGAAGGGAATTTGCTCAGCAACTCAAGCAATACTTTTGAATCAAGCTGAGAGAAGAAGTTGAGTACTTCGGGTAAATAAGAACGAAGGATATCTTTGAATCTCTTTTGCAAGTTGGCAGAAGATTCAACGAGGGAATATCGAAAGCGAACTAAGTCGCGTAAAGCAAGAGTGTCTTCGTCTAAGTAAGACCATTCAGAAAGCTTATCGAAAAACCTTGCGCAAGTATCGGCTATTTGCCTTGCATCGATAGGATCAGTTTTTGATTTTGGGGTGGAAAGCTTTCTGACGAAATAAGGATGAAGGATGAAGGATGAAGACGTTAAAGTTGTGCTCGTTTAGGAACTCGAAGAGGT encodes the following:
- a CDS encoding transposase, producing the protein MLELLSKFPSKQAIIKNEEQVIQLLTSFRNWNEQKAKAFVNAIKRSIGRKDKHQVAQTIILSITQQLKQIKEQIQSIDDQIKQMMEQFDQTNFPDIPGMGDTTKATIISEVGDIEKFESKEKFVSYIKHKTQGNIEKREQSAEKDILQLSDKSDKVDREVQEEIPRANIKWQKAKASDNSHSEEIS